TCAGTGCAAAAGGAATTTCTTCGGTTGATAATATTACTTTAATTCGAGTAAGCGGAAGTGGACTTTTCGGCAACGAAGGAATTACCGCAAGAATTTTTGATGCATTAGCAGAAGAAAAAGTGAAAACACTTTTGTTAACTCAAGGTTCTTCCGGTTTAAGCATTTGTATTGCAGTTCTTCCTGATGATGGAATAAAGGCGAAAACTGCAATTGAAAAAGCTCTGCGTTTGGAAATTTTTGATGGAAGAGTGAGAGAAATTAATGCCGAAAAAAATCTTTCAATAATTGCTGTTGTTGGCGAAGATATGCGTCACACTCCGGGAATTTCCGGAAGAGTTTTTAATGCATTGGGCAAAAACGGAGTAAACATTATTGCAATTGCTCAAGGTTCTTCGGAATTAAATATTTCTTGCGTAATTAAAAATGAAGATATTTCCAAAGCGCTAAATGTTCTACACGATTCATTATTTCTTGCGGAAAGAAAAGTTTACAATATTTTCTTAGTCGGAATTGGTTTGGTTGGAAAGGCTTTTCTAAAATATCTAATTGGGAAAAAAGATTTTCTTAAAAACGATAGATCTATTGAAATTAGAGTTGTTGGAATTGCAAATAGTAAAAAAATGCATTTTGATAAAAATGGAATTGATGTAGAAAATTGGATTGAATCATTAGAAATATCAAAAAGTAAATCCGATATAAAAAAGTTTGTTTCGGAAATGCAGAATTTAAATTTGGCAAATTCGATATTTATCGATTGCACAGCTAATGAAACCGCAATTCCGTATTACGAAGAAATTTTGAAATCGAATATTTCAATTACAACTCCAAATAAAATTGCTAACACAAAGGATTTGGAATTTTATAAAAAGCTGCGACAAACATCTCAAAAGAAAAATGTTAAATTCCTTTACAGCACTAATGTTGGAGCCGGTCTGCCAATAATTTCTACTTTGCGGGAATTGGTAAACAGCGGAGATAAAATTATAAAAATTGAAGGAATACTTTCCGGAACATTGAGTTACTTATTTAATTCATTTTTGGGCGATACAAAATTTTCTCAAATTGTAAAATCGGCAATGGAAAATGGCTACACTGAGCCGGATCCAAGAGATGATTTAAATGGATTGGATGTTGCTCGAAAACTATTAATTATGATTCGAGAAATCGGAATTGATTTGGAACTAAAAGATATTGAAGTTGAAAATCTTGTTCCGCAAAAAGCAAGAAATGTAAAATCCATTGAAAACTTCTTCAAAATTTTGGAAAGTGCAGATAATGTTTTTGATGAAAGAAAAATTCTTGCGCAAAAAAATAATTCTGTTTTAAGATACATTGCAAAATTTGAAAATAACAAATCAACCGTAAAACTTTTGGAAGTTGATAGTTCACATCCGTTTTACAATCTAAAAGGAAATGATAATATCGTTTCAATTACATCTCAAAATTATTTTGAACAGCCGTTAATTATAAGAGGAAGAGGCGCCGGAGCTGATTTTACGGCTTCGGGAATCTTTGCAGACATTTTAAGAATCACAAATTACTTAGGTTAAAAAATGAAGAAAATTCCAGTCGCAATTTTAGGTGCCACGGGAAGTGTAGGACAAAAATTTATTGAGCTTTTGTCAAATCATCCTTGGTTTGAAATTACGGAACTTGCGGCATCAGAAAAATCAGCCGGGAAAAAATATAAAGATGCAACAAAATGGGTAATGTCAAATATTCTTAAAGAAGAAATTGGAAATCTTGAAGTAAAAAATTGTGTACCAAATTTAACATCCAAATTGGTTTTCAGCGCATTGGATTCTTCGGTTGCGGAAGAAATTGAAACTGATTTCGCAAACAATGGTTACTTCGTAATTTCAAATTCCAGAAATCATAGATTTGATAATGATGTTCCATTGATAATCCCGGAAGTAAATCCCGAGCATTTAGAATTAATTAAAAATAAAACCGGAGCAATTGTTACAAATCCAAATTGCTCAACTATTGGAATGGTTTTAGCATTAAAACCTTTACATGATGCTTTTGGAATTGAAACAGTAAATGTTGTAACAATGCAAGCCGTTTCGGGTGGCGGTTATCCCGGCGTTCCCAGTATGGATATTATCGATAACGTAATTCCATACATAAACGGTGAAGAAGAAAAAATGAAAACCGAACCGTTAAAAATTTTGGGAAAGTTTTCTAATGGTACAATTCAAAATACAGAAATTAAAATTAGTGCGCAGTGCAATCGTGTTTCTGTTATTGATGGACATTTGGAAAATGTTCAAATAAAGTTTTCTAAGAAACCTACAAGGGAAGAAATTTTAAAAGTTTGGAAAAATTTTAAATCGCTTCCGCAAAATTTAAATTTGCCTTCAGCTCCTATAATTCCAATTTATTATTTTGAAGAAAATCATTTGCCTCAGCCAAGATTAAATAGAAATTTAGAAAAAGGCATGGCGGTTTCTGTTGGAAGATTACGCGAATGTGAAATTTTCGATTTTAAATTTACCGTACTTTCACATAATACAATTCGTGGAGCAGCCGGCGGCACTTTGCTGATTGCTGAATTGATGAAATCTCAAGGATATTTAAACGGAATAATTAATGAATAAAAAAATAAAAGTTTTTGCTCCAGCTACAATTTCTAATGTTGGCTGCGGATTTGATACAATCGGTTTTGCAATTGATAAACCCGGCGATATTGTAAGTCTAAGTTTAAGAAATGATGGAATTGTTAAAATAAAAAAAATTACCGGAGATGGCGGAGTTCTTCCATATGAAATTGAAAAAAATACGGCAACAGTTGGAATTTTAGAATTATTAAAAAATTATCCCAATAAAAATATTGGTGTTGATGTTGAAATAATTAAAAAAATGCCAATTGGCAGTGGACTCGGTTCAAGCGCTGCAAGTTCAGCCGCAGCTGTTTTTGGAATGAATAAATTATTGAATAATCATTTCTCTGAAACTGAAGTTTTAAATTTTGCGGTAAAAGGTGAATCAATTGCAAGTGGTGCAATTCATGCCGATAATGTTGCTCCATGTTTGTTTGGTGGTTTTGTTTTAATCAGAGATTACAATCCAATTGATGTTATCAAACTTCCGGTACCTAAAAATTTATATTGCATAGTTTTATATTCTCAAATTGTAATTGAAACTAAACAAGCGAGAAAATTAATTAAAAAAAATCTTCCGATAAAAAAAGCACGAAAACATTTTGGTAATATTGGAACATTGGTTTCCGGATTGTATGAAAGTGATTTAAGTAAAATTGGTAGATCGATTGAAGATGAAATTTCAGAACCGGCAAGAGCAACATTAATTCCAAATTTTTATGATATTAAAAATGCTGCGCTAAGCGCCGGAGCTTACGGATGTTCAATCTCCGGCTCCGGTCCATCAATATTTGCATTTTCAGATTCTGAAATTAATGCAAAGAAAATTGGATCAGCAATGAAAAAAATAGTTGATAAAACTGGAATTAAATCAACACTTTATATTTCCAAAATTAATCCTAATGGACCAAAAATAATTTAATCTTTTCTGTTGGAAAATATAGGTTGCAGAGTATCGCTGATGTTTCGATAATTTCTGAATTTAATTCGGAGAACTCAACATCTGACAATGTTTCGATCAACCGAAAATAAAGGATTATTAAAAAATATTATAAATGCAATACTACAGTACAAATAATAAAAACAATAAAGTAAATTTTAGAGAAGCAATTCTTCAAGGTTTGGCAAATGATAAAGGATTGTTCATGCCGGAAATCATAAGTCCATTGTCAAAAAAAATTATATCAAATCTTACTGAATTTAATTTTCTAGAAATTTCATTTGAAATTGCAAAAAACTTTATTGAAGATGAAATTCCAGAAAATGATTTGAAGTCGATAATTGAAAATTCAATTTCATTTGAAGCTCCTTTAGTTAGTTTAGATGAAAACTTATCAATATTAGAATTATTCCATGGACCAACTTTAGCATTTAAAGATTTTGGCGCTCGATTTATGGCAAGAACAATGGAATATTTTCTTAAAGGAATGAATAGAGAAATTACAATTCTTGTTGCCACATCGGGTGATACGGGAAGTGCTGTTGCAAATGGTTTTTTAAATGTTGATGGAATAAAAGTTTTAGTTTTATTTCCCAGCGGAAAAATTAGCAAGATACAAGAAAAACAAATTACAACTTTAGGAAATAACATTACTGCCATTGAAGTTGAAGGAACTTTTGATGATTGTCAACGGTTAGTAAAAACAGCATTTGTGGATGATGAATTAAAAAACAAAATTAATTTAAGTTCGGCAAACTCAATAAATATTGGAAGATTAATTCCGCAATCATTTTACTATTTTGAAAGTTTCAAGCAAATTAAAAATAAAAACAAGAAAATTGTTTATTCAGTTCCAAGCGGAAATTTAGGAAATTTAACTGCTGGACTTTTTGCAAAAGAAATGGGTTTGCCAATTTCAAAATTTATTGCAGCAACTAATAAAAATGATGTTTTTACAAAGTATATAAATGATGGAAATTTTAATCCGCAATCATCAATTGAAACATTATCAAATGCAATGGATGTTGGTGATCCAAGTAATTTTGTGAGAATTTTAGATTTATATAGAAATAATCATTCTTTAATTTCGGATATTATTTTCTCAAAAAGTTTTAGTGATGAGGAAACATTAAATAAAATTCAAGAATTGCACGATGATAATAATTATATTATTGATCCGCATGGTGCAGTTGGCTGTTTAGCTTTTGATCAATATAAAAATAAAGTTAATGAAAATATTTTTTGCGTTGTGTTAGAAACTGCACATCCGGCAAAATTCTTAAATGTTTTTGAAAATAATTTAAGTTTTAGTCCTGATGTACCTAAAAAACTTTTAAAGTGTTTGAATAAAAATGGAAGTACAATTAAAGTTTCATCAAAATACGATGATTTAAAAGAAATTTTACGAAACTAAAATAAAACTTGCATTGAGAAGAAGATTTTTATATTTTCACCCTCAATAAAAATTAATCGTTCTTTAAGTAATTTGATTATCAAGAAAGGCAGAGGGATCAGGCCCTGTGAAGCCTTGGCAACCGTCAGAAATGAAAGGTGCCAAATCCTGCCCTAGTTTATTGGGGAAAGATAATATCGGAAATTCAAAACCTCCTTTGGAATCTTTCCTAGGAGGTTTTTTTTTGCCTAGACGTTTTTCTTGATCATAATCTTACTCTTATTCTTAATCATTTTTATATTATAAATTATTAGAGATTAGGATTAAGAGTAAGAGTAAGAAAATAATTAATAAATCATTCTAACAAAGGAGAATAAAATGAGCACATATAAATATGAAACTCTACAGTTACATGCGGGACAAGAACCAGATTCTGCAACAAACTCTAGAGCTGTACCAATTTACCAAACAACATCTTACACATTTAATGATTCTGAACATGCAGCAAATTTATTTGCTTTAAAACAATTCGGAAATATTTACACAAGAATTATGAATCCAACTTCTGATGTATTTGAAAAAAGAGTTGCAGCTTTAGAAGGCGGAGTAGCTGCGCTTGCTACTTCATCGGGACAAGCTGCTGAGCATTTGACAATTACAAATATTGCTCAAGCTGGTGATAATATTGTTTCTACGAGTTTTCTTTATGGGGGAACTTATAATTTATTTAAAGTAACTCTGCCAAGACTTGGTATAAATGTAAAATTTGTTGATGGCGATGAACCGGAGAATTTTGAAAAATTAATAGATGAAAAAACAAAAGCGATTTATATTGAATCAATTGGAAACCCAAAATTAAATATTCCGGATTTTGAAAAAATTGCAGATGTTGCACATCGAAATGGAATACCGTTAATTGTTGATAATACTTTTGGAGCGGCTGGATATTTAGTTCGTCCAATAGATTATGGTGCTGATATTGTTGTAGCTTCAGCAACAAAATGGATTGGCGGACATGGAACTTCAATTGGGGGAGTAATTGTTGATTCCGGAAACTTTGATTGGGGCAATGGAAAATTTCCTTTGTTTACAGAACCATCACCCGGATATCATGGATTAAATTTTAATGAAGTTTTTGGGAAAGGTTCTCAATTTGGAAATATTGCATTTATTATTAGAGCAAGAGTTGAAGGCTTACGGGATTTGGGTCCGTGCTTAAGTCCGTTTAATTCATTTTTATTTTTGCAAGGCTTGGAAACTTTATCGCTCAGAGTTGAAAGACATAATAGCAATGCGTTAACTTTGGCAAATTGGTTGAAAAATCATAAAGAAGTTGAATGGGTTTGGTATCCGGGTTTTAAAGATTATCCATCACATGAAAATGCAAAGAAATATTTGCGACAAGGATTTTACGGATCAATTCTGTCATTCGGAATTAAAGGCGGATTAGAGGCTGGAAAGAAATTCATCAATAAAGTTAAACTTGCAAGTTTATTAGCAAATGTTGGTGATGCAAAAACACTTGTTATTCATCCGGCATCAACAACTCATCAACAACTTTCTGATGAAGAACAAAAATCATCCGGAGTTACACCGGAAGCTATTAGAGTATCGGTCGGAATTGAACATATCGATGATATTATAAATGATTTTGAACAAGCTCTAAATGGAAAATAATATATATTTCGTATAAAAATTATAGAATTATTTATGAAATATTTTTGGAGAGGAAATGATTGCTAATACAAAATTTGAAAATTTATTTTCCCAATCAAATCCTCTTCATTTAGATTGTGGCGAAAAGTTAAATTCTGTAAATGTTGCATATCAATCTTATGGAGAATTAAATTCAGAAAAAAATAATGTGATTATTGTAAATCATGCACTTACCGGGAATTCGCATGCTGCCGGAATTGTTGATGATCTAGAAATTAAAAATTCTGAATCGCATGAAAGATTAAATTCATATAACAAAATGTTTTTAAGCAAAGAAGGTTGGTGGTCGCAATTAATTGGAAAAGGCAAAGCACTCGACACAGATAAATATTTTGTAATTTGTCCAAATATTCTTGGAAGCTGTTACGGAACCACCGGACCAACAAGTTTAAATCAAAATACAAATCAATCTTATGGTATGAATTTCCCTCAAATTACCGTTAGGGATATGATTAAAGTTCAAAAAGAATTACTTGATAAACTTGGCATCTCAAAAATAGAATTAATTGTTGGTGGTTCTTTAGGAGGAATGCAAGTATTAGAATGGGCAATTATGTATCCAGAATTAATAAATAAAATTATGCCCATTGCTACTTCTTCAGCCCATTCAGCTTGGGCAATTGGATTAAACGAGGCATCTAGAAATGCAATTATTAATGATCCCGATTGGGAAAATGGCAATTATAAAATTCAACCGGAAAAGGGAATTAGTCTCGCTCGAAAAATTGCAATGATTAGTTATAGAAGTTACAATTCTTTTAACAAAAAATTTGATAGAACTTATAATGAGAAGGAAAACATTTTTGAAATAGAAAGTTATTTGAATTATCAAGGTGAAAAACTTACTAAACGATTTGATGCAAATACATATCTTTATTTAAGTAATGCAATGGATTTACATGATGTTGGAAAAGGAAGAGGCGGAATTGATAAAGCACTTTCTTCGATAATATCCAAAACAATGTGCGTAGGAATCGACTCGGATATTCTTTATCCCGTTGAAGAGCAAAAGGAAATACAATCTAAAATACCTAATGCAAAATACTCTGAAATTTCTTCAATTCATGGTCATGATGCTTTTCTAATTGAGTTTGATCAGCTAGATAGAATAATACGAAATTTTCTAAATGAATAAAGTCTGAGAAAATTATTACATTATTAAATCATTTTTACTAATCAACATTTTAGTAATTGAACTTTCATGAATTATTTCAAAGGATGAACTGAATTATACAACGCTGAATAATCCTTATCAGCATTACCTTTTTGAATTGAATCAATTAAAATTTTCCTAATCGATTTTAATGAATCTGTATTAATATTTTTTTCGGCAAATGAGTTCAACATTAAATCTAAATCTTTAAGTAAATGTTTAACCGGAAAATTTGGATTATTAAAATTTCTGTTTACGTAGTTTGTTAGTTTTTTATCGAAAGTTGGGGCATAAAGCACGCTGCTCCTAAGGATATCCATAAACATTTCGATATCTAAATTATTTTCTCTAACAAATCCCAAACTCATTGCGAAAGCTACCGTTTCAGAAATTATTAATTGATTCAATGCCAGCTTCATCGATGCAGCTTGTCCAACTTCACCAATGTGCAAAATTTTATTACTGAAAGGCTTAAATAAGTTTTCCCATTTCAAAAATTGCTTTTCAGTTGATCCGATTAAAACAATAAGTTCACAATTTAAAATTTGCTGAATGCTTCCAAGAACGGGAGCCTCAAAATATTCTCCTCTTAATTTTGTTATGCGTTTATATAAATCGAAACTTTCTGTTGGGGCAATGGTACTCATTTGAATAATCACTTTGTTTTCAAAATTTCCAATGTTGCTTGCGAATAAAACTTCATCTATTGCATCATAATTTGAAAGCATCAAAATTATTACATCTGTATCAGTCATGAATTCACGAATATCAGAAAATGTTTTTGCACCTAATTGAATAAGTGAATCTGTTTTACTTTTTGTTCTGTTAAAAACGTTCAATTCATATTTGGCTTCAAGCAATTTTTGAGCAATTGGTTTTCCCATCAAACCAGTTCCAATCAATCCTAATTTCATTATTATTCCATTAAAAAATTTATTAAATCTAATTCAATTAATTCTTCTGAATAAAAGGCTTCACCATATTTTTTGCCAATTTTAAAACCAAATGTTTTTGCACGCGCTTCCAAAAAATTTATAAATTCCGGAGTGCTTATAAAAGTTTCCGGTTCCTTTGATTTTTTATTGTAAAATTGCGTCTGATAAGCAAATACCGCTTTCATTTTTGTTTCAAATGTTTCTGAAATATCAACAATAAATGATGGCTGAAATTCGTAAGTCTGCATAAAATAAAAAATTCTCTTAGGTCTGAATGCATTTTGCAATTTTGAATTAAGTGAAGTTTTAATTTTCGGTAATCCAGCAAAAAACATTGCACGTTTTATCAATTTACTTGCTTCAATATGATCGGGATGACGATCTTTAAAATATGGTGCAAAAATTATTTTTGGTTGATATTTTCTAATTGCTTTAATTATTTTCAATGTATTTTCTTTATCAACAAAAATATGACCGTCTTTAATATTTAAATTATCTCTAACGGTTATATTTAAAATTTTATCAGCATTTTGAGATTCTATTTTACGAATTAGTTTTGAGCCTCTCGTTCCAAGTTCACCACCGGTTAAATCAACAATTCCAATTTTAAATCCAACATTGGTTAATTTGGCAATTGTTCCGCCCATTGATAATTCAGCATCATCCGGATGAGCAGCAAAAACAACTATATCTAATTTCAATTTTTACCTCAAAAATTTTACAATGAATATTATAAAAATATCATGGAAAATAAAATTTTCTTTCTTTTAATAATTATATTTACGCAATAAATTTTAATAAGGATGTAAATTGGAATATGAAGCAGTAATTGGTTTAGAAGTTCATGCGCAGCTCTTAACAGATACAAAAATATTTTGTGGATGTTCAACAAAATTTGGAAATCCGGCAAACACAAATGTGTGTCCGGTTTGCTTAGGTCATCCTGGAGTATTACCGGTATTGAATAAAAAGGTTGTTGAGTTCACAACATTAATGGGAATGGCAACAAACTGCACAATAAATGAAACTTCTACATTTGAAAGAAAAAATTATTTTTATCCCGATTTACCAAAAGGTTATCAAATTTCTCAGTTTGAAGTTCCGATTTGTGAAAATGGATTTATTAATATTAAAACACATGAAGAAAAAAAAATCAGAATTAAACGAATTCACATGGAAGAAGATGCCGGAAAATCAATTCATGATCAAGGGCAGGAAACTTTAGTTGATGTAAACAGATGCGGTACACCATTAATTGAAATTGTAAGTGAACCGGATTTGCATAGTGGGGAAGGGGCTTATCAGTATTTATCTAATTTAAAACAGATTATTACATATTTGGGAATTTGTGATGGAAATATGGAGGAAGGCTCTCTTAGATGTGATGCTAATATTTCAATTCGTCCCAAAGGTGCAAAAAAATTGGGAACAAGGACCGAAGTTAAAAATATGAATTCATTCCGAAATGTTCAGCGCGCAATTGATTATGAAATTGATAGGCAAATAAATTTAGTTGAAGACGGAGGCGAAGTTGTACAGCAAACATTATTGTGGAATGCTGAGCAAAATAAAGCAACATCTATGCGGGGAAAAGAAGAAGCTCATGATTATAGATATTTTCCCGATCCGGATTTAATGCCAGTTGTTGTTAGTGAAGAATGGAAAAATGAAATTTTAAGAAGCATGCCGGAGCTTCCTAAAAATAGAAAAGAAAGATTTATTAAAGAATTTCAATTACCAGAATATGATGCTGAAGTTTTAACTTCACTAAAAGATATAGCTGATTATTTTGAAAATGTACTAAAAGAAACTGGTGATACCAAAATTGCAGCAAATTGGGTTATGGGGGATGTTTTAAAAATAATTAACGAACAAAAATTAACTTTTGATAAATTTCCGATTTCACCGCAAAATTTGGGTAAATTAATAAATTTAATTACGACCAATAAAATCAGCAGTAAAATTGCGAAAGATGTTTTTCCCTTAATGTTGGAAGAAAATAATGATCCAAATATAATTGTTGAAGAGAAAAATTTACTTCAGATTACGGATACTTCTGCGATTGAAATTGCAATTGAAACTGTGATTAAAAATAATCCCGCACAAGTTGAAGAATTTAAATCCGGCAAAGAAAAAGTTTTGGGATTTTTCGTTGGACAAATTATGAAAGAAACAAAAGGAAAAGCTAATCCGCAATTGGTGAATGAAATTTTAAGAGAAAAGTTGAAGTAAATTATTTATAAGTAAAAATTACGGCAAACAAATTTTACCTAAAATTGTTGGTCGAGATGCACCGGTAGTTCGAGGAATATTTGTTGGATTTCCGGAAATAGTTTCGTTTGCTAAAACTGCAAAACAAATTGCTTCTTTTGCATCAGATGATATTCCTATGTCATTAATAATTTTAATTTCTACATTTTCACCAAAATCATCTTTTAAACATTCATAAAGAAATTTATTTTTTGCTCCACCACCGCTGATTATCAATTCGTCAATTTGAGTCTCTTGCTCAATATACTTTTGGTAATTTCTATAAATGCTGTAAGAGGTAAACTTTGTAATTGTGTGAAGCCAATCTTCACTTTTAACATCTTCAAATTCATTATATAAAATTGAAAGAAAATTTTCACCATAATATTCTCTGCCAGTAGTTTTAGGAGGGTTTCTCTCAATATAATTATCATTCAGTTTTAATGCTTCAAATAATTTAGTATTAAATTTTCCCATTCGCGCAATTTCTCCATCTTTATCAAAATCTTTGTTGAAAAACTTTTTTGCAATTATATCAATTAACATGTTACCCGGACCAACATCAAATGCCAATACGTCTTTCAATCCTTTTTCTTTATTTAAAATTGTGATATTAGAAATTCCGCCAATGTTTAATAAAGCTCTATTTTTTAGATGTGAATGAAATAAAATATAATCGAAATAGGGAACAAGAGGAGCACCTTCACCGCCTAAAGCAATATCACCGGTTCTGAAATCTCCAATAGTTACAATTCCGGAAAGCTTTGCCAGCACTGCTGGATCTCCAATTTGCAAAGTTGAAGAAATCTTATATCCAAAATAATTTTGTTTTTGAGGAAGATGCTGAATTGTTTGTCCGTGTGTTCCAATTAAATCAATTTTAGAAATTGGGAAATTAATATTTTTGCATAATGATTGAATCGCACTAAAATAAATATTTGGAAGTAGAAAATTTAGCTGGGAAATATCTTCAACATTGCTGGATTCTTTAAGAGAATTTTTCAGAAGTGTGTCTTTCAATCCCATT
The nucleotide sequence above comes from Ignavibacteriota bacterium. Encoded proteins:
- the thrA gene encoding bifunctional aspartate kinase/homoserine dehydrogenase I: MKVLKFGGTSVGNANRISQVIKIIEDYNFQNVKIAVVFSAFGGVTDQLIDLSNKALKRDDSYLGLFQSLRLKHLEAFDVLVNHAKKSSAQKHITDHFDELSDILKGLYLLRELTPRILDNILSYGERLSNFIIAEAIKSKKIDCEYLNSTKIIKTDSNFGNAHVNYEITNSNIVKYFKSHQIMQIVTGFIGSNETGEITTLGRGGSDFTASIIGAALKAEEIEIWTDVNGILTADPRKVKEAIPLKAVTYQEAMEMSYFGAKVIYPPTMQPAFDNNIKIRIRNTFNPSFKGTIILEKQPKIKFSAKGISSVDNITLIRVSGSGLFGNEGITARIFDALAEEKVKTLLLTQGSSGLSICIAVLPDDGIKAKTAIEKALRLEIFDGRVREINAEKNLSIIAVVGEDMRHTPGISGRVFNALGKNGVNIIAIAQGSSELNISCVIKNEDISKALNVLHDSLFLAERKVYNIFLVGIGLVGKAFLKYLIGKKDFLKNDRSIEIRVVGIANSKKMHFDKNGIDVENWIESLEISKSKSDIKKFVSEMQNLNLANSIFIDCTANETAIPYYEEILKSNISITTPNKIANTKDLEFYKKLRQTSQKKNVKFLYSTNVGAGLPIISTLRELVNSGDKIIKIEGILSGTLSYLFNSFLGDTKFSQIVKSAMENGYTEPDPRDDLNGLDVARKLLIMIREIGIDLELKDIEVENLVPQKARNVKSIENFFKILESADNVFDERKILAQKNNSVLRYIAKFENNKSTVKLLEVDSSHPFYNLKGNDNIVSITSQNYFEQPLIIRGRGAGADFTASGIFADILRITNYLG
- the asd gene encoding aspartate-semialdehyde dehydrogenase, translating into MKKIPVAILGATGSVGQKFIELLSNHPWFEITELAASEKSAGKKYKDATKWVMSNILKEEIGNLEVKNCVPNLTSKLVFSALDSSVAEEIETDFANNGYFVISNSRNHRFDNDVPLIIPEVNPEHLELIKNKTGAIVTNPNCSTIGMVLALKPLHDAFGIETVNVVTMQAVSGGGYPGVPSMDIIDNVIPYINGEEEKMKTEPLKILGKFSNGTIQNTEIKISAQCNRVSVIDGHLENVQIKFSKKPTREEILKVWKNFKSLPQNLNLPSAPIIPIYYFEENHLPQPRLNRNLEKGMAVSVGRLRECEIFDFKFTVLSHNTIRGAAGGTLLIAELMKSQGYLNGIINE
- a CDS encoding homoserine kinase, which encodes MNKKIKVFAPATISNVGCGFDTIGFAIDKPGDIVSLSLRNDGIVKIKKITGDGGVLPYEIEKNTATVGILELLKNYPNKNIGVDVEIIKKMPIGSGLGSSAASSAAAVFGMNKLLNNHFSETEVLNFAVKGESIASGAIHADNVAPCLFGGFVLIRDYNPIDVIKLPVPKNLYCIVLYSQIVIETKQARKLIKKNLPIKKARKHFGNIGTLVSGLYESDLSKIGRSIEDEISEPARATLIPNFYDIKNAALSAGAYGCSISGSGPSIFAFSDSEINAKKIGSAMKKIVDKTGIKSTLYISKINPNGPKII
- the thrC gene encoding threonine synthase, whose product is MQYYSTNNKNNKVNFREAILQGLANDKGLFMPEIISPLSKKIISNLTEFNFLEISFEIAKNFIEDEIPENDLKSIIENSISFEAPLVSLDENLSILELFHGPTLAFKDFGARFMARTMEYFLKGMNREITILVATSGDTGSAVANGFLNVDGIKVLVLFPSGKISKIQEKQITTLGNNITAIEVEGTFDDCQRLVKTAFVDDELKNKINLSSANSINIGRLIPQSFYYFESFKQIKNKNKKIVYSVPSGNLGNLTAGLFAKEMGLPISKFIAATNKNDVFTKYINDGNFNPQSSIETLSNAMDVGDPSNFVRILDLYRNNHSLISDIIFSKSFSDEETLNKIQELHDDNNYIIDPHGAVGCLAFDQYKNKVNENIFCVVLETAHPAKFLNVFENNLSFSPDVPKKLLKCLNKNGSTIKVSSKYDDLKEILRN
- a CDS encoding O-acetylhomoserine aminocarboxypropyltransferase/cysteine synthase, which translates into the protein MSTYKYETLQLHAGQEPDSATNSRAVPIYQTTSYTFNDSEHAANLFALKQFGNIYTRIMNPTSDVFEKRVAALEGGVAALATSSGQAAEHLTITNIAQAGDNIVSTSFLYGGTYNLFKVTLPRLGINVKFVDGDEPENFEKLIDEKTKAIYIESIGNPKLNIPDFEKIADVAHRNGIPLIVDNTFGAAGYLVRPIDYGADIVVASATKWIGGHGTSIGGVIVDSGNFDWGNGKFPLFTEPSPGYHGLNFNEVFGKGSQFGNIAFIIRARVEGLRDLGPCLSPFNSFLFLQGLETLSLRVERHNSNALTLANWLKNHKEVEWVWYPGFKDYPSHENAKKYLRQGFYGSILSFGIKGGLEAGKKFINKVKLASLLANVGDAKTLVIHPASTTHQQLSDEEQKSSGVTPEAIRVSVGIEHIDDIINDFEQALNGK
- the metX gene encoding homoserine O-acetyltransferase, producing MIANTKFENLFSQSNPLHLDCGEKLNSVNVAYQSYGELNSEKNNVIIVNHALTGNSHAAGIVDDLEIKNSESHERLNSYNKMFLSKEGWWSQLIGKGKALDTDKYFVICPNILGSCYGTTGPTSLNQNTNQSYGMNFPQITVRDMIKVQKELLDKLGISKIELIVGGSLGGMQVLEWAIMYPELINKIMPIATSSAHSAWAIGLNEASRNAIINDPDWENGNYKIQPEKGISLARKIAMISYRSYNSFNKKFDRTYNEKENIFEIESYLNYQGEKLTKRFDANTYLYLSNAMDLHDVGKGRGGIDKALSSIISKTMCVGIDSDILYPVEEQKEIQSKIPNAKYSEISSIHGHDAFLIEFDQLDRIIRNFLNE
- a CDS encoding NAD(P)-dependent oxidoreductase is translated as MKLGLIGTGLMGKPIAQKLLEAKYELNVFNRTKSKTDSLIQLGAKTFSDIREFMTDTDVIILMLSNYDAIDEVLFASNIGNFENKVIIQMSTIAPTESFDLYKRITKLRGEYFEAPVLGSIQQILNCELIVLIGSTEKQFLKWENLFKPFSNKILHIGEVGQAASMKLALNQLIISETVAFAMSLGFVRENNLDIEMFMDILRSSVLYAPTFDKKLTNYVNRNFNNPNFPVKHLLKDLDLMLNSFAEKNINTDSLKSIRKILIDSIQKGNADKDYSALYNSVHPLK
- the bshB1 gene encoding bacillithiol biosynthesis deacetylase BshB1 codes for the protein MKLDIVVFAAHPDDAELSMGGTIAKLTNVGFKIGIVDLTGGELGTRGSKLIRKIESQNADKILNITVRDNLNIKDGHIFVDKENTLKIIKAIRKYQPKIIFAPYFKDRHPDHIEASKLIKRAMFFAGLPKIKTSLNSKLQNAFRPKRIFYFMQTYEFQPSFIVDISETFETKMKAVFAYQTQFYNKKSKEPETFISTPEFINFLEARAKTFGFKIGKKYGEAFYSEELIELDLINFLME